A genomic segment from candidate division WOR-3 bacterium encodes:
- the nadC gene encoding carboxylating nicotinate-nucleotide diphosphorylase, producing the protein MKRGVKQKDKEKREFLKIVRRALKEDIGRGDITTDPIVTDDTRSLGIIFPKQDGVLCGVEIARMVFTELDERIDFQIKLEDGSPFSPGMTIATIIGPAGACLKGERTALNFLQHLSGIATLTKRFVDAAKGCIKVLDTRKTLPGLRIMEKYAVRMGGGYNHRFGLYDRVLIKDNHIEIAGGITAAVQKIRKKRKKVFIEVEVKTFAELKEAIALRVNRIMLDNMNVNQIKEAVRMVRSQAENMEIEVSGGIDLNNISNFIECGVDFVSVGALTHSARAIDIAMKLKPLG; encoded by the coding sequence AAGAGGACATCGGGCGTGGAGACATCACGACCGACCCTATCGTCACTGACGACACCCGGTCACTGGGGATCATCTTTCCCAAACAGGACGGTGTTTTGTGCGGAGTGGAGATCGCCCGTATGGTCTTTACTGAACTTGATGAACGAATCGATTTCCAGATAAAACTGGAAGACGGCAGCCCGTTTTCACCGGGAATGACGATCGCCACGATTATCGGACCTGCTGGTGCCTGCTTGAAAGGGGAGCGGACCGCACTCAACTTTCTGCAGCACCTGAGCGGTATCGCGACCCTGACAAAGAGATTCGTCGATGCGGCAAAGGGTTGTATCAAGGTGCTTGATACACGCAAGACACTTCCCGGTTTACGGATAATGGAGAAGTATGCCGTACGCATGGGCGGTGGCTATAATCACAGGTTCGGACTCTATGACCGGGTGCTCATCAAAGACAATCACATCGAGATTGCAGGCGGTATCACCGCGGCTGTGCAGAAGATAAGAAAGAAGAGAAAGAAGGTTTTCATTGAAGTGGAGGTGAAGACCTTTGCCGAATTGAAAGAGGCGATTGCGCTCAGGGTGAACCGGATTATGCTTGATAATATGAATGTCAATCAGATAAAAGAGGCGGTGAGGATGGTGCGCAGTCAGGCGGAGAATATGGAGATCGAAGTGAGCGGCGGTATCGACCTCAACAATATCAGTAATTTCATTGAGTGCGGCGTGGATTTTGTTTCAGTGGGCGCATTGACACATTCGGCGCGGGCGATCGATATTGCGATGAAGCTCAAACCACTGGGTTAG